A window of the Natronospira proteinivora genome harbors these coding sequences:
- a CDS encoding response regulator, whose protein sequence is MAGRSEILDNPILLVEDSPDDVELTIRALRRNKVENEILVAEDGQKALEILGIATEGGVVIDPLPALVLLDIQLPKLDGHQVLRRIRADERTRFLPVVVLTSSVEERDRAEAYSLGVNSYVQKPIHSEVFTEAVGRLGLYWLVDNKAF, encoded by the coding sequence ATGGCCGGTCGATCGGAAATACTCGACAATCCCATCCTCTTGGTGGAGGACAGCCCCGATGATGTGGAATTGACCATCCGGGCGCTGCGGCGTAATAAGGTGGAAAACGAGATCTTGGTGGCCGAGGATGGCCAAAAGGCCCTGGAGATACTGGGCATTGCCACGGAGGGAGGGGTTGTCATTGATCCACTGCCGGCCCTGGTATTGCTGGATATTCAGCTACCGAAGCTGGATGGGCATCAGGTGCTCAGGCGAATTCGCGCCGATGAGCGGACTCGCTTTCTACCCGTGGTGGTGTTGACGTCCTCGGTGGAGGAGCGGGACCGGGCCGAGGCCTACTCCCTGGGGGTGAACAGCTATGTACAAAAGCCCATTCATTCCGAGGTGTTCACCGAGGCGGTGGGACGACTCGGGCTTTACTGGTTAGTGGACAACAAGGCCTTTTAG
- a CDS encoding nucleotide-binding protein: MRRIVVINPKGGCGKTTLATNLASYFAHQGHRTALMDYDLQGSSWQWLQLRGPDRPRIEGIRAAEAVPGTTRVWQTRPPEGTERLVIDTPAALDNHRIAEATRGAQAIIIPVLPSNIDIHAASRCIGDLLIRARVSRRGDRIAVVANRVRQNTKVYAKLERFLSNLDIPFVASLRDSQNYVHAVEHGLGIFELPEKQTRKDRGQWHALIDWIESRPIHQLVTTGLSERPVSR, translated from the coding sequence ATGCGACGCATCGTAGTCATCAATCCCAAGGGGGGATGTGGCAAAACCACGCTGGCGACCAACCTGGCCAGCTATTTTGCCCATCAGGGCCATCGAACGGCTCTGATGGATTATGACCTGCAGGGATCCAGCTGGCAGTGGCTGCAACTGCGTGGACCGGATCGGCCCCGGATTGAAGGTATTCGCGCAGCGGAGGCGGTGCCCGGCACCACCCGGGTCTGGCAGACACGGCCACCGGAAGGCACGGAACGCCTGGTCATTGACACCCCTGCGGCATTGGATAACCACCGAATTGCCGAGGCCACCCGTGGTGCCCAGGCCATCATCATTCCGGTTCTGCCCTCCAATATCGACATCCATGCCGCCTCCCGCTGTATCGGGGACCTGCTGATTCGGGCCCGGGTCAGTCGCCGGGGGGACCGGATTGCGGTGGTCGCCAACCGGGTGCGCCAGAACACGAAGGTCTATGCCAAGCTGGAACGCTTTTTGAGCAATCTGGACATTCCCTTCGTGGCCTCCCTGCGAGATAGCCAGAATTATGTCCACGCCGTGGAGCACGGTTTGGGGATTTTTGAATTGCCGGAAAAACAGACCCGGAAGGACCGGGGACAATGGCACGCTCTGATTGACTGGATCGAGTCACGCCCCATCCACCAACTGGTCACCACTGGCCTGTCGGAACGTCCCGTTTCCCGGTGA
- the ptsP gene encoding phosphoenolpyruvate--protein phosphotransferase, with protein sequence MSLLLTGIGVSRGIVIGQAHVADGEPLEILEYNLPQSEIPNEVDRYEQARQAAKRQLRAVRDQIPEHAPAEIGAFIDTHLLMLDDEALSEAVESIIREQQCNAEWALQSQRDELVAVFDEMEDPYLRTRRDDVDHVVNRVQRLLIRGDELWNEQQREASAYPVVVAEDISPADVVLMQSRGVRALITESGGPLSHTSIIARSLGIPAVVGLHRARQLLRDGEPLIVDGLKGAVFANPAEREIEYYRRKRRELFKHVRELKSLRGQAAETLDGARIQLMANIELPEDLKLFRKTGGDGIGLYRTEFLYMNRPDFPSEDEQYERYQELLATADGLPVTIRTLDLGADKRALGRDHGPEDAHNPALGLRGIRFSLSEPNVFLKQLRALLRASADAPLRIMLPLVATTQEVLQAQQMIEVAKQSLDARGQDYDPAVPIGAMIEVPSAALTAHQIARQVDFLSIGTNDLIQYTLAIDRVDDHVNYLYDPVHPSVLKLISNILQAGRRAGIPVSMCGEMAGDPQYTRLLLGLGLREFSMHPSTLLEVKRVITRTNLRELRGKTRAFLRNADPARTPDLLRRLNTRH encoded by the coding sequence TTGAGTCTGCTTCTGACCGGGATAGGCGTCTCCAGGGGAATTGTCATTGGCCAAGCCCATGTGGCTGATGGCGAGCCCTTGGAGATCCTGGAATACAACCTCCCCCAGTCGGAAATCCCCAATGAAGTGGACCGCTACGAACAAGCCCGGCAGGCCGCCAAGCGGCAACTACGTGCCGTCCGGGACCAGATCCCCGAACACGCCCCGGCGGAAATCGGGGCCTTCATCGATACCCATTTGCTGATGCTGGACGACGAGGCTCTGTCAGAGGCTGTGGAAAGTATCATCCGCGAGCAGCAATGCAATGCCGAATGGGCCCTGCAGAGTCAACGAGACGAGTTGGTGGCCGTCTTTGATGAAATGGAAGACCCCTACCTGCGAACCCGCCGGGATGATGTGGACCATGTGGTGAATCGGGTCCAACGCCTGCTGATTCGAGGGGACGAACTCTGGAATGAACAGCAGCGGGAAGCCAGCGCCTATCCCGTGGTGGTGGCCGAGGATATTTCCCCAGCGGATGTAGTGCTGATGCAGAGTCGGGGGGTTCGCGCCCTGATCACCGAATCCGGCGGACCGCTATCCCATACCAGTATTATCGCGCGCAGCCTGGGGATTCCCGCCGTGGTGGGCCTGCACCGGGCCCGGCAGCTGCTCCGGGACGGGGAACCGTTGATCGTGGACGGGCTCAAGGGGGCCGTGTTTGCCAACCCGGCCGAACGCGAGATCGAATACTATCGCCGCAAGCGCCGGGAGCTGTTCAAGCATGTCCGGGAACTGAAAAGCCTGCGGGGACAGGCGGCAGAAACCCTGGATGGCGCCCGCATCCAGTTGATGGCCAATATCGAGCTGCCGGAGGATCTCAAGCTCTTCCGTAAAACCGGCGGTGACGGCATCGGCCTGTACCGGACCGAGTTTCTCTACATGAACCGGCCGGACTTCCCCAGTGAAGATGAGCAGTATGAACGCTACCAGGAATTGCTGGCCACGGCCGATGGCCTGCCGGTGACCATCCGGACACTGGACCTGGGGGCCGACAAGCGCGCCCTGGGGCGAGATCACGGCCCGGAGGATGCCCACAACCCGGCGCTCGGCCTGCGGGGCATCCGCTTCAGCCTGAGTGAGCCCAATGTCTTTCTCAAGCAGCTTCGGGCCCTGCTGCGGGCCTCGGCCGACGCCCCGCTCAGGATCATGCTGCCACTGGTGGCCACCACCCAGGAAGTCCTCCAGGCCCAGCAAATGATTGAGGTGGCCAAGCAAAGCCTGGACGCCCGGGGCCAGGATTACGACCCGGCCGTGCCCATAGGGGCCATGATCGAAGTCCCCTCGGCGGCGCTCACTGCGCACCAGATCGCCCGTCAGGTGGATTTCCTCTCCATCGGCACCAATGACCTGATCCAGTACACCCTGGCCATTGACCGGGTGGACGACCATGTGAACTACCTCTACGACCCGGTTCACCCCTCGGTGCTGAAGCTGATCTCCAATATCCTGCAGGCGGGCCGCCGGGCAGGCATTCCGGTATCCATGTGCGGCGAGATGGCCGGGGACCCTCAATACACCCGACTCCTGCTGGGCTTGGGGCTGCGTGAGTTTTCCATGCACCCCTCCACCCTGCTGGAGGTCAAACGGGTGATCACCCGCACCAATCTCCGCGAACTTCGGGGGAAAACCCGTGCCTTTTTGAGAAATGCCGACCCGGCCCGCACCCCGGATCTGCTTCGCCGACTCAATACTCGCCACTGA
- a CDS encoding HPr family phosphocarrier protein, producing MNEQADQRVEADVTICNKLGMHARAATRFVTLASRFKSDIRVQREQRDVSGKSIMGLMMLAASKGSTIHIRAEGPDAFEAIRRLKGLVENRFDEGE from the coding sequence ATGAACGAGCAGGCCGATCAGCGGGTGGAAGCCGATGTCACCATCTGCAATAAGCTGGGCATGCACGCCCGGGCCGCCACCCGTTTTGTCACCCTGGCCTCCCGCTTCAAGTCGGATATCCGGGTACAGCGGGAACAGCGGGATGTAAGCGGCAAGAGCATTATGGGTCTGATGATGCTGGCAGCCAGCAAGGGAAGCACTATCCATATTCGTGCGGAGGGCCCGGATGCGTTCGAGGCCATCCGCCGGCTCAAGGGCCTGGTAGAGAACCGCTTCGACGAAGGCGAATAA
- the rapZ gene encoding RNase adapter RapZ, whose product MKLTILSGLSGSGKSVALHMLEDMGYYCIDNLPVAVLRNFIRETMATGDPEYEQMAVGVDARNRPEEVEGLPDLLADFNRDGIHCELIFLDADEDILLRRYSETRRRHPLSGQERTLPDAIQEERRLLSSIAERADLVIDTSRLTANRLRELIHDRLNHEGNTALSLMFESFGFKHGVPRDADFVFDVRCLPNPHWEPALRPRTGRDQEVIDYLDASDLAQRMVGDLIDFLEQWLPPFEVGRRSYVTVAVGCTGGQHRSVYVVDRLATHFKQQWGQVVTRHVSLD is encoded by the coding sequence ATGAAGCTCACCATCCTTAGCGGCCTGTCCGGTTCCGGCAAGAGCGTGGCCCTGCACATGCTGGAGGACATGGGCTATTACTGCATCGACAATCTGCCGGTGGCGGTCCTGCGTAACTTCATTCGGGAAACCATGGCCACCGGCGACCCCGAATACGAACAGATGGCGGTGGGGGTGGATGCCCGTAATCGGCCGGAGGAAGTGGAAGGCCTGCCCGACCTGCTGGCCGACTTTAACCGGGACGGGATTCACTGCGAACTGATCTTCCTGGACGCAGACGAGGATATTCTTCTGCGTCGCTACAGCGAAACCCGCCGCCGACATCCTTTGTCTGGCCAAGAGCGAACCTTGCCGGACGCCATCCAGGAGGAACGGCGGCTGCTCTCCAGTATTGCCGAGCGGGCCGATCTGGTGATCGATACCTCCCGGCTCACCGCCAACCGCCTGCGGGAACTTATTCATGATCGCCTGAACCACGAAGGCAACACAGCCCTATCCCTGATGTTCGAGTCCTTCGGCTTCAAGCATGGCGTGCCCCGGGATGCGGACTTTGTCTTCGACGTCCGCTGTCTGCCCAATCCCCACTGGGAACCCGCCCTGCGGCCCCGGACCGGCCGGGATCAGGAGGTGATCGATTACCTGGATGCCTCGGATCTGGCCCAAAGAATGGTGGGCGACCTGATCGATTTTCTGGAACAATGGTTGCCCCCCTTCGAAGTGGGGCGGCGCAGCTATGTCACTGTGGCAGTGGGCTGTACCGGCGGACAGCACCGCTCGGTCTATGTGGTGGACCGACTGGCGACCCACTTCAAACAGCAATGGGGACAGGTGGTCACCCGGCATGTCAGTCTGGACTAG
- the ptsN gene encoding PTS IIA-like nitrogen regulatory protein PtsN, with translation MKISDLIAPERIDAHTQAGGKKRALEILSELLAKDAQALNRGQVFSSMISRERLGSTAIGSGVAIPHGRIEGLNYSIGAFIRLDEPVDFDATDGGPVDMLFALLVPTHCAEEHLNALAALAQLFSQAEFCDRLRQADNAETVYELLIQADKDQTQASA, from the coding sequence ATGAAGATCAGTGACTTGATAGCCCCCGAACGGATCGACGCCCATACTCAGGCGGGAGGCAAGAAGCGCGCCCTGGAAATTCTCAGCGAGCTACTCGCCAAGGATGCCCAGGCCCTGAACCGTGGCCAGGTCTTTTCCAGCATGATCAGCCGGGAACGGCTGGGTAGCACGGCCATCGGCTCCGGTGTGGCCATCCCACATGGCCGTATTGAAGGCCTGAACTACAGCATTGGCGCCTTCATTCGCCTGGACGAGCCGGTGGATTTTGACGCCACCGATGGCGGCCCGGTGGACATGCTGTTTGCCCTGCTGGTCCCCACCCATTGCGCGGAAGAACATCTCAATGCTCTGGCCGCCCTGGCTCAGCTCTTCTCCCAGGCGGAATTCTGTGATCGTCTGAGACAGGCGGACAACGCCGAGACGGTTTACGAATTGCTGATCCAAGCGGACAAAGACCAAACCCAGGCATCCGCCTGA
- the hpf gene encoding ribosome hibernation-promoting factor, HPF/YfiA family, producing MQMNLTGHHVDITPSLREYVDTKMERLERHYDHINGMHVILTVEKLDHKAEAKVNVVGKPLFADAKEGDMYAAIDRLVDKLDRQVKKHKEKARDHRAAAVDKADRLPPTPDELGPS from the coding sequence ATGCAAATGAATCTGACCGGCCATCACGTGGATATCACCCCTTCCCTGCGCGAATACGTGGATACCAAGATGGAGCGCCTGGAGCGCCATTACGACCATATCAACGGCATGCACGTGATTCTGACAGTCGAAAAGCTGGATCATAAGGCCGAGGCCAAGGTCAACGTGGTGGGCAAGCCCCTGTTTGCCGATGCCAAGGAGGGGGATATGTACGCCGCCATTGACCGCCTGGTGGACAAGCTGGACCGGCAGGTGAAAAAGCACAAGGAGAAGGCCCGGGATCACCGGGCTGCGGCCGTGGACAAGGCCGATCGCCTGCCACCCACGCCCGATGAGTTGGGGCCAAGCTGA
- a CDS encoding RNA polymerase factor sigma-54 — translation MLKPALQLKIGQKLAMTPQLQQAIRLLQLSSIELETEIRQALDSNVMLESEEDDSGRKEEKNKESQEGSTAESDTAPNEVETRFESPEYFYSSGTGGGWQEEIQEDRRAENAEGTSLHDHLHWQLEMAPFSETDQAIAEAVIDGIDGDGYLRESLSDLHQGLAELRNGDETIGDDEIEMVIRRIQTFDPPGVGARDLRECLLLQLQALAREGAETGVAEALVDKHLDEIVKKPVVKLATSMGTDPETVQTALSLIRSLNPYPGTRIQAAETEYVVPDVVVERREGRWVVALNHEITPSIRVNGLYADMVAKRSQGGGDFQAMRGQLQEARWLVRSLEMRNDTLLRVASAIIEHQQDFLDKGEEYMKPLVLAEIAEMVDLHESTISRVTTRKYMLTPKGVFEFKYFFSTQLARSDGGETSATAVRARIKRMVAEENPAKPLSDSRLVNDLKDAGFKVARRTVAKYREAMGIPPSHERKRVNA, via the coding sequence ATGCTTAAGCCTGCGCTGCAATTAAAGATCGGCCAGAAACTGGCCATGACCCCCCAACTCCAGCAGGCCATCCGTCTGCTGCAGCTCTCCTCTATAGAATTGGAAACCGAAATCCGCCAGGCGCTGGATAGCAATGTGATGCTGGAGAGCGAAGAAGACGACAGCGGCCGTAAGGAAGAGAAAAACAAGGAAAGCCAGGAAGGCTCAACGGCCGAGTCAGACACCGCTCCCAATGAGGTGGAAACCCGCTTCGAGTCCCCGGAATATTTTTATTCCAGCGGCACCGGCGGTGGTTGGCAGGAAGAGATTCAGGAAGATCGCCGGGCGGAGAATGCTGAAGGCACCTCCCTGCACGACCATCTCCACTGGCAGCTGGAGATGGCACCTTTCAGTGAGACCGACCAGGCCATCGCCGAGGCGGTCATTGACGGCATCGACGGAGACGGCTACCTGCGGGAATCCCTGTCCGACCTGCATCAGGGCCTGGCCGAATTGAGAAACGGGGACGAAACCATCGGCGACGATGAAATCGAGATGGTCATCCGCCGCATCCAGACCTTCGATCCACCCGGGGTGGGGGCACGCGACCTTCGGGAATGCCTATTGCTACAGCTGCAGGCCCTGGCCCGAGAAGGGGCAGAAACCGGGGTCGCCGAGGCCCTGGTGGACAAGCATCTGGACGAGATAGTGAAAAAGCCTGTCGTCAAGCTGGCCACCAGCATGGGCACGGACCCTGAAACGGTCCAGACCGCCCTGTCCTTGATTCGCAGCCTTAATCCCTACCCCGGCACCCGCATCCAGGCGGCCGAAACCGAATATGTGGTCCCCGATGTGGTGGTGGAACGCCGGGAAGGCCGCTGGGTGGTGGCCCTCAATCACGAGATCACCCCCAGTATCCGCGTCAATGGTCTCTACGCCGACATGGTCGCTAAACGCAGCCAGGGCGGTGGCGACTTTCAGGCCATGCGCGGCCAACTCCAGGAAGCCCGCTGGCTGGTTCGCAGCCTGGAGATGCGGAATGACACCCTGCTCCGGGTGGCCTCGGCCATCATCGAACATCAGCAGGACTTCCTCGACAAGGGCGAGGAATACATGAAGCCGCTGGTATTGGCGGAGATTGCCGAAATGGTGGACCTGCATGAATCCACCATTTCCCGGGTCACCACCCGGAAATACATGCTCACGCCCAAGGGCGTTTTTGAATTCAAGTACTTCTTCTCGACCCAGCTGGCACGGTCGGACGGCGGGGAAACCTCCGCCACCGCCGTGCGGGCCCGGATCAAGCGCATGGTTGCCGAAGAAAACCCGGCCAAACCCTTGAGCGACAGCCGCCTGGTGAACGACCTCAAGGACGCCGGCTTCAAGGTAGCCCGACGCACCGTGGCCAAGTATCGGGAGGCGATGGGGATCCCCCCTTCCCATGAACGCAAGCGGGTCAACGCCTAG
- the lptB gene encoding LPS export ABC transporter ATP-binding protein, with the protein MTEQLKAIGLAKRFGKRHAVRDVSMSVAPGEIVGLLGPNGAGKTTSFYMIVGLVQADAGHIEMNGRDVTHLPVHARAQAGLGYLPQEASVFRKLSVEQNIRAILELRRDLDRAGRARILESLLEELNVSHVRESLGMSLSGGERRRVEIARALATEPAFMLLDEPFAGVDPISVGEIQRIIRHLRDRGIGVLITDHNVRETLGICGRSYIISEGSVIAEGTADDVLAHRQVREVYLGEDFRL; encoded by the coding sequence GTGACTGAGCAGCTCAAAGCCATTGGCCTGGCCAAACGCTTCGGCAAACGCCACGCCGTGCGGGATGTGAGCATGTCGGTGGCGCCGGGGGAGATTGTCGGCTTGTTGGGCCCCAATGGGGCCGGCAAGACCACCTCTTTCTACATGATTGTGGGCCTGGTCCAGGCGGATGCCGGCCACATTGAGATGAACGGTCGGGATGTGACCCATCTACCCGTCCATGCCCGGGCCCAGGCCGGACTGGGCTATCTGCCCCAGGAGGCCTCGGTGTTTCGAAAGCTCAGCGTGGAGCAGAATATCCGGGCCATCCTGGAGCTCCGCCGGGACCTGGACCGGGCCGGCCGGGCACGGATACTGGAAAGCCTGCTGGAAGAATTGAATGTAAGCCATGTCCGGGAAAGCCTGGGCATGAGCCTGTCCGGGGGCGAGCGCCGCCGGGTTGAAATAGCCCGAGCCCTGGCCACCGAGCCAGCCTTTATGCTGCTGGATGAACCCTTCGCCGGGGTCGACCCCATCTCCGTGGGGGAAATCCAGAGAATCATCAGGCATTTGCGGGACCGGGGCATTGGCGTACTCATCACCGATCACAATGTACGGGAAACCCTGGGCATCTGCGGACGGTCCTACATCATTAGTGAAGGTTCGGTGATCGCGGAAGGCACCGCTGATGATGTTCTTGCTCACCGTCAGGTCAGAGAAGTCTACTTGGGCGAAGATTTTCGTCTATAA
- the lptA gene encoding lipopolysaccharide transport periplasmic protein LptA, with amino-acid sequence MINTLARRSPLGRRSTLLATLLCFTLLLAGPASAVEDLEIEADDFDGDGRAGVVTYRGNVVMRHQEMTIHADRMRFHQTPDGDPERAEFDGEPVRLRVIHESGPDTRGQARQIHYRFDTEHLQLIDEAELQQGRQLISAAHIDYNMPTEQVRAQRGEDEESRVRTRFQQNGEEENGGD; translated from the coding sequence ATGATTAACACGCTCGCCCGACGCAGCCCCCTAGGACGGCGGAGTACCCTCCTCGCCACCCTGCTGTGCTTTACCCTGTTGCTTGCCGGTCCCGCGTCCGCAGTGGAGGACTTGGAAATCGAAGCCGATGACTTCGATGGCGATGGCCGGGCTGGAGTAGTGACCTACCGGGGCAATGTGGTCATGCGCCACCAGGAGATGACCATTCACGCTGACCGGATGCGTTTTCACCAGACCCCCGACGGCGATCCTGAACGAGCCGAGTTTGACGGCGAACCGGTGCGTCTGCGAGTCATCCATGAAAGCGGCCCTGATACCCGGGGCCAGGCCCGACAGATTCATTACCGCTTCGACACCGAACACCTGCAGCTAATCGACGAGGCCGAGCTGCAACAGGGTCGCCAGCTGATCAGCGCCGCCCATATCGATTACAACATGCCCACCGAGCAGGTCCGCGCCCAGCGGGGCGAAGACGAGGAGAGCCGGGTACGTACCCGGTTCCAGCAAAACGGTGAGGAGGAGAACGGCGGTGACTGA
- the lptC gene encoding LPS export ABC transporter periplasmic protein LptC has translation MRWLIAILMGVGIVLILIWQLDDPAPDVIAPPEAPTGPDYWMEGVLMERFDAAGQRILDLQATRMAHFPDDERTELDTVLAHQRGPEQLNWTLKADHGLITGDHSEIHLRGDVRVLREPSQGPVSRIFTDTLLFLPEIDRAETDDPVRIERQDTVTTGRGLIAELAEDRLRILEEVRTRHGMSND, from the coding sequence ATGCGCTGGTTGATCGCCATTCTGATGGGCGTGGGCATTGTCCTGATCCTGATATGGCAACTGGATGATCCCGCCCCGGATGTCATAGCCCCCCCTGAGGCACCGACCGGTCCCGACTACTGGATGGAAGGGGTTTTGATGGAACGTTTCGATGCCGCCGGGCAGCGAATACTGGACCTGCAAGCCACCCGCATGGCCCATTTTCCCGATGATGAGCGAACCGAACTGGATACCGTGTTGGCCCATCAGCGAGGCCCCGAGCAACTGAACTGGACCCTGAAGGCGGATCACGGACTGATCACCGGCGACCATAGCGAAATCCATTTACGGGGAGATGTTCGCGTGTTGCGGGAGCCGTCACAGGGACCGGTCAGCCGAATATTCACCGACACCCTGCTGTTCCTGCCGGAAATCGATCGTGCCGAAACCGACGACCCGGTCCGAATAGAGCGACAAGACACCGTCACCACGGGACGGGGCCTGATTGCCGAACTGGCCGAGGACCGGCTGCGTATCCTTGAGGAGGTAAGAACCCGCCATGGGATGTCCAATGATTAA
- a CDS encoding KdsC family phosphatase — protein MAGSLSETSLTDKARRIRLVGFDVDGVLTDGRLYMGPDGLELKVFHTRDGHGLKALMRHGIEVAVISGRHSQAVEARMQQLGIRHLHLGVEDKAPCFEQIRQSLELPPEACAFMGDDVVDLGVMNNVALAAAPADAHPTVQAMCHWQSRQSGGFGAAREWCDRILTAQGHSDEYAGN, from the coding sequence ATGGCCGGGTCGCTGAGCGAGACAAGTCTCACCGACAAAGCCCGCCGGATCCGTCTGGTGGGCTTTGATGTGGATGGTGTGCTGACCGATGGTCGGCTGTACATGGGGCCGGACGGACTGGAACTGAAGGTATTCCATACCCGGGACGGCCATGGCTTGAAGGCACTGATGCGCCACGGCATTGAGGTGGCGGTGATCTCCGGGCGCCACTCGCAGGCAGTGGAAGCGCGCATGCAGCAGCTGGGCATCCGGCATCTCCACCTGGGGGTGGAAGACAAGGCGCCCTGCTTTGAGCAGATCCGCCAATCCCTGGAGCTGCCTCCTGAGGCCTGCGCCTTCATGGGCGATGATGTGGTGGATCTGGGCGTCATGAACAACGTTGCCCTGGCGGCCGCCCCCGCCGATGCGCACCCCACGGTGCAGGCCATGTGCCATTGGCAAAGCCGTCAATCGGGTGGATTCGGCGCGGCCCGTGAATGGTGCGACCGAATTCTCACCGCCCAGGGCCACAGCGACGAGTACGCGGGTAACTGA
- a CDS encoding KpsF/GutQ family sugar-phosphate isomerase → MANPKTDSETATPERALRLAQDVLELEADSVRDLVKRLGDDFIRAWEICLACRGRIVVTGMGKSGHIAGKVAATLASTGTPAFFVHPGEASHGDLGMITGEDAVMALSNSGETGEVLTILPLIKRLGVPLISMTGRPDSTLARAADANLDVSVAREACPLNLAPTSSTTASLAMGDALAVALLESRGFTQEDFARSHPGGSLGRRLLLRLEDLMHSGDAVPAVQADTPMRNALLEMTLKGLGMTAVVNEERQVLGIFTDGDLRRSLDRQLNVHNTPIRDVMTPAPRTVNREMLAGEALKLMETQRINQLLITDTNGRLVGALNMHDMLRAGVV, encoded by the coding sequence ATGGCAAACCCCAAGACGGACAGCGAAACGGCCACCCCCGAGCGAGCGTTACGACTGGCGCAGGATGTGCTGGAGCTGGAAGCCGACTCGGTCCGGGATCTGGTGAAACGCCTGGGGGATGACTTTATCCGGGCCTGGGAGATCTGCCTGGCCTGTCGGGGCCGCATCGTGGTCACCGGCATGGGTAAATCCGGTCACATTGCCGGCAAGGTAGCCGCCACCCTGGCCAGCACCGGCACACCGGCTTTTTTCGTCCACCCGGGGGAAGCCAGTCATGGCGATCTGGGCATGATCACGGGGGAAGATGCGGTCATGGCCCTGTCCAATTCGGGCGAGACCGGCGAAGTGCTGACCATCCTGCCCCTGATCAAACGATTGGGGGTGCCCTTGATCAGCATGACCGGTCGGCCTGATTCCACCCTGGCCCGGGCTGCTGATGCCAATCTGGATGTCTCGGTGGCAAGAGAAGCCTGCCCACTGAATCTGGCCCCCACCTCCAGTACCACGGCCTCCCTGGCCATGGGGGATGCCCTGGCAGTAGCCCTGCTGGAGAGTCGCGGCTTCACCCAGGAAGACTTCGCCCGCTCCCATCCGGGGGGCAGTCTGGGTCGGCGTCTGTTACTGCGCCTTGAGGACCTGATGCACTCCGGCGATGCTGTGCCTGCGGTTCAGGCGGACACCCCCATGCGCAACGCCCTTTTGGAAATGACCCTCAAGGGCCTGGGCATGACTGCGGTGGTCAATGAAGAGCGCCAGGTACTGGGTATTTTTACCGATGGTGATTTACGCCGCAGCCTGGACCGGCAATTGAATGTACACAACACACCCATTCGGGATGTCATGACTCCGGCCCCCCGCACCGTGAACCGGGAAATGCTGGCAGGCGAGGCCCTGAAACTAATGGAGACCCAGCGCATCAACCAGCTGCTGATCACCGATACGAATGGTCGCCTGGTGGGGGCATTGAATATGCACGACATGCTGCGGGCCGGGGTGGTTTGA